A region from the Triticum urartu cultivar G1812 chromosome 1, Tu2.1, whole genome shotgun sequence genome encodes:
- the LOC125533998 gene encoding cortical cell-delineating protein-like, whose product MAMAPRALLLLAVGLMVVASASAHGGYGSCPKDGLKAKACVSVLGLLRVNVNQPRDEHCCSLLDGLVGLDAALCLCTNLHVNLLDHNLDLPVDLRLILNNCGKVCPTDFQCPHH is encoded by the coding sequence ATGGCCATGGCACCCAGAGCGCTGCTCCTCCTGGCCGTCGGGCTCATGGTCGTGGCCTCGGCGAGCGCCCACGGCGGCTACGGGTCGTGCCCCAAGGACGGGCTGAAGGCGAAGGCGTGCGTGAGCGTGCTGGGCCTGCTCAGGGTCAATGTCAACCAGCCGCGCGACGAGCACTGCTGCTCGCTCCTCGACGGGCTCGTCGGTCTGGACGCGGCGCTCTGCCTCTGCACGAATCTCCATGTCAACTTGCTCGACCACAACCTCGACCTCCCCGTCGACCTACGCCTCATTCTCAACAACTGCGGCAAGGTCTGCCCCACCGATTTTCAGTGCCCACACCACTAG